One Herbaspirillum rubrisubalbicans genomic window carries:
- a CDS encoding DUF2442 domain-containing protein, with product MSTIKAKKRDNAPVTEEVLEQALELGRKRRNTTPQATQVSYLAKLGALAVGFADKTAILLPIGNYPELAELSATELARIKLGYAGSALCLEERDWHVSIVGLVAASPSLMKLASTLVAKRNGSRSSAAKVLAVRENGKKGGRPRKPISADMDRSPSSKKR from the coding sequence ATGAGCACCATCAAAGCGAAAAAACGGGACAATGCGCCCGTCACCGAGGAAGTCCTTGAGCAGGCCCTGGAACTTGGGCGCAAGCGTCGCAATACGACGCCGCAAGCTACACAGGTCAGCTATCTTGCCAAGCTGGGCGCCCTGGCAGTGGGCTTTGCCGACAAGACGGCAATCCTGCTACCCATCGGCAATTACCCCGAACTGGCCGAACTGAGCGCGACCGAACTGGCGCGCATCAAGCTCGGCTACGCCGGCAGTGCCTTGTGCCTGGAAGAGCGTGACTGGCATGTGTCCATCGTGGGGCTGGTCGCGGCCAGCCCATCGTTGATGAAACTGGCTTCCACGCTTGTGGCCAAGCGCAACGGCAGCCGCAGCAGCGCCGCCAAGGTGCTGGCCGTGCGCGAAAATGGCAAGAAGGGCGGCCGTCCGCGCAAGCCGATCAGCGCGGATATGGATCGCAGTCCGTCATCGAAGAAACGGTGA
- a CDS encoding DUF4160 domain-containing protein, with product MVSVFTRNEHCPPHVHVGNERWDARYRFSFWHGGVALWDVTPIRHCPGSALLEELRQVIEQPVNLRYARQCWWQSRRSVCMDHQHWDPHREEVVRPSVFRSHTIEIEWARYIPWRDRTIVQLAGQSSQLEIEL from the coding sequence GTGGTTTCCGTGTTTACTCGGAATGAGCATTGCCCGCCGCATGTCCATGTCGGCAACGAGCGCTGGGATGCACGTTACCGGTTCAGCTTCTGGCATGGCGGCGTGGCCCTGTGGGATGTCACGCCGATACGCCACTGCCCCGGCAGCGCGCTGCTGGAGGAGTTGCGGCAAGTGATCGAGCAGCCGGTCAACTTGCGGTACGCCCGTCAATGCTGGTGGCAAAGTCGCCGCTCGGTCTGCATGGATCACCAGCATTGGGATCCGCATCGTGAAGAGGTGGTCCGCCCGAGCGTATTCAGAAGCCACACCATTGAGATCGAATGGGCGCGCTACATCCCCTGGCGCGACCGAACGATAGTCCAACTCGCAGGGCAATCCAGCCAACTGGAGATCGAGCTATGA
- a CDS encoding aldose epimerase family protein yields the protein MTHFTLSHTTAADGIRLYTLRNHTGMRVTISDLGATLVNWWAPDRYGRQADILLGLDRVEQYQHNPAYFGAIVGRWGNRIAAGRFELDGVAHQLDCNEGQNHLHGGSAGFHTQRWQVQPDPEGLRLMLVSPAGQAGFPGTVMASVLYRLDDDGQLRIDYTATSDAATPINLTSHAYFNLNGGAGDIRDHIIAIDADAYLQVDAKLIPQGRAEVAGSAFDFRQPAPIGPRLDWPDPQLKLAGGFDHCYCLRSEHEPAPGQSRVAQSLREVASVYEPASGRELRVSTTEIGLQFYSGNFLSGVQGRGEQPYAIHDGFCLEAQSYPDQVNSPLREAVILRPGQVYRQTTAYRLGVRD from the coding sequence ATGACGCACTTCACCCTCTCCCACACCACTGCCGCCGACGGCATCCGTCTCTACACCCTGCGCAACCACACCGGAATGCGCGTGACCATCAGTGACCTGGGCGCCACCCTGGTCAATTGGTGGGCGCCCGACCGTTATGGTCGTCAGGCCGATATCCTGCTGGGCTTGGACCGCGTCGAGCAGTACCAGCACAATCCGGCCTACTTCGGCGCCATCGTCGGCCGCTGGGGCAACCGCATCGCGGCAGGGCGCTTCGAGCTCGATGGCGTGGCGCACCAGCTCGACTGCAACGAAGGCCAGAACCACCTGCACGGTGGCAGCGCGGGCTTCCACACCCAGCGCTGGCAGGTCCAGCCGGACCCGGAAGGCTTGCGCCTGATGCTGGTCTCGCCGGCCGGGCAAGCCGGGTTTCCCGGCACGGTGATGGCTTCGGTGCTGTATCGCCTGGATGATGACGGCCAGTTGCGCATCGACTACACCGCCACCAGCGACGCCGCCACCCCGATCAACCTGACCTCGCACGCCTACTTCAATCTCAACGGTGGCGCCGGTGACATTCGCGACCACATCATCGCCATCGATGCCGATGCCTATCTGCAGGTCGATGCCAAGCTTATTCCGCAAGGTCGCGCCGAGGTCGCCGGCAGCGCCTTCGACTTCCGCCAGCCGGCCCCCATCGGCCCGCGCCTGGATTGGCCGGACCCGCAACTGAAGTTGGCCGGGGGCTTCGACCACTGCTATTGCCTGCGCAGCGAGCATGAGCCGGCTCCCGGCCAGAGCCGCGTGGCGCAGAGCTTGCGCGAGGTGGCCAGTGTCTACGAACCGGCCTCCGGGCGCGAGCTGCGCGTCTCGACTACCGAGATCGGCCTGCAGTTCTACAGCGGCAATTTCCTCTCCGGCGTGCAGGGGCGGGGCGAGCAGCCTTATGCCATCCATGATGGCTTCTGCCTGGAGGCCCAGTCCTATCCAGACCAGGTCAACAGCCCCTTGCGCGAGGCGGTGATCCTGCGACCCGGGCAGGTGTATCGGCAGACCACGGCGTATCGCCTAGGTGTGCGTGACTGA
- a CDS encoding XylR family transcriptional regulator: MAKAPTVHRIALLFNGNKIFDREIIAGIGEYISSTRASWDLYLEEDFRCRPQGIERWAGHGIIADFDDPVTTAALEGVQLPVVAIGGSYADPSQYPANRPYVATDNYKMVKLAYDHLIEAGLQHFALFSLPESPCNRWAQERERIFTDLTGADGITGHIYRGVGTSAQSWDTAVEQQIAWVRSLPKPVGIIAVTDARARQLLQACLFAGIAVPEQVALIGIDNDPLARVLTRIPLSSVIQGSVEMGRTAAHLLHQMLHGARFPDTRIMVPPVGINVLASSRHEVRNHPHVMQALHFIRQYACQGIKTDQVADYVGISRSSLEWYFRRELGRSVHDEILRFKLDAAKRMLEQAGSHAAEIAVSCGFTTVQYLHAVFKRELGCTPREYQEQFAAGLERSPAPAPRPKKKTAGPSLLTTTK, from the coding sequence GTGGCAAAAGCACCCACGGTGCACCGGATTGCGTTGCTCTTCAACGGCAACAAGATATTCGACCGCGAAATCATTGCCGGCATCGGCGAATACATCAGCAGCACCCGCGCCTCCTGGGACCTGTACCTGGAGGAGGACTTCCGTTGCCGTCCGCAAGGCATCGAGCGCTGGGCCGGGCATGGCATCATTGCCGACTTCGACGATCCCGTTACCACGGCCGCGCTGGAAGGCGTGCAACTGCCGGTGGTGGCCATCGGTGGCTCTTACGCCGATCCCTCGCAATATCCGGCCAACCGGCCTTATGTGGCCACCGACAACTACAAGATGGTCAAGCTGGCCTACGACCACCTGATCGAGGCCGGTCTGCAGCATTTCGCCCTGTTCAGCTTGCCGGAGTCGCCCTGCAACCGCTGGGCCCAGGAGCGCGAGCGCATCTTCACCGACCTGACCGGCGCTGACGGCATCACCGGCCACATCTATCGCGGCGTGGGCACCAGTGCGCAGTCCTGGGATACCGCCGTGGAGCAGCAGATTGCCTGGGTGCGCAGCCTGCCCAAGCCGGTGGGCATCATCGCCGTGACCGACGCGCGGGCGCGCCAGTTGCTGCAGGCCTGTCTGTTTGCCGGCATTGCGGTGCCGGAGCAGGTGGCCTTGATCGGCATCGACAACGATCCGCTGGCGCGGGTGTTGACGCGCATCCCATTGAGTTCGGTGATCCAGGGCAGCGTCGAGATGGGGCGCACCGCCGCCCACCTGTTGCACCAGATGCTGCATGGGGCGCGCTTTCCCGATACCCGCATCATGGTGCCGCCGGTGGGCATCAACGTGCTGGCTTCCAGCCGCCACGAGGTGCGCAACCACCCGCACGTGATGCAGGCGCTGCACTTCATTCGCCAGTATGCCTGCCAGGGCATCAAGACCGATCAGGTGGCCGATTACGTGGGCATCTCGCGCTCCTCGCTGGAGTGGTATTTCCGGCGCGAGCTGGGCCGTAGCGTCCATGACGAAATCCTGCGTTTCAAGCTCGATGCCGCCAAGCGCATGTTGGAACAGGCCGGTAGCCACGCGGCCGAGATCGCGGTGAGCTGTGGCTTTACCACCGTGCAATACCTGCACGCTGTCTTCAAACGCGAACTGGGCTGCACCCCCAGGGAGTACCAGGAACAATTCGCCGCCGGGCTGGAGCGTTCGCCCGCCCCCGCGCCGCGGCCCAAAAAGAAAACCGCAGGGCCATCCCTCCTCACCACGACAAAATGA
- the xylF gene encoding D-xylose ABC transporter substrate-binding protein, with protein MKAILKKTVLALMTVTTLSMVAGSAMADAKNPKIGFSIDDLRVERWARDRDFFTAAAEKLGAKVYVQSADASEQRQISQIENLISRGVDVIVIVPFNATVLTNTIKEAKKAGIKVLSYDRLILNADVDAYISFDNEKVGEMQAEGILKVKNKGNFFLLGGSPTDNNAKMFREGQMKALKPYIDKGDIKIVGQQWVKEWNPTEALSIVENALTANNNKIDAIVASNDGTAGGAIQALAAQKLAGKVPVSGQDADLAAVKRVVAGTQTMTVYKPLKQIATEAAKLSVQLARNEKPTYNAQYDNGFKKVDSLLLKPILLTKDNVKVLVDDGFYTQAQIDGR; from the coding sequence ATGAAGGCAATCCTGAAGAAGACCGTGCTGGCGCTCATGACTGTGACCACCCTGTCCATGGTGGCTGGCAGCGCCATGGCCGACGCCAAGAACCCCAAGATCGGTTTTTCCATCGATGACCTGCGCGTGGAGCGCTGGGCGCGCGACCGCGATTTCTTCACCGCCGCCGCCGAAAAGCTGGGCGCCAAGGTCTACGTGCAATCGGCCGATGCCAGCGAGCAACGTCAGATCTCGCAGATCGAAAACCTGATCTCGCGCGGCGTGGACGTGATCGTGATCGTCCCCTTCAATGCCACGGTCCTGACCAACACCATCAAGGAAGCCAAGAAGGCTGGCATCAAGGTGCTGTCCTATGACCGCCTGATTCTGAACGCCGATGTGGATGCCTACATCTCCTTCGATAACGAGAAGGTCGGTGAAATGCAGGCCGAGGGCATCCTCAAGGTCAAGAACAAGGGCAACTTCTTCCTCTTGGGCGGCTCGCCCACCGACAACAACGCCAAGATGTTCCGCGAAGGCCAGATGAAGGCCTTGAAGCCCTACATCGACAAGGGCGACATCAAGATCGTCGGCCAGCAATGGGTCAAGGAATGGAACCCGACCGAAGCGCTGTCCATCGTTGAGAATGCGTTGACGGCCAACAACAACAAGATCGACGCCATCGTCGCCTCAAACGATGGCACCGCCGGTGGCGCCATCCAGGCCCTGGCCGCACAGAAGCTGGCCGGCAAGGTGCCGGTCTCGGGTCAGGATGCCGACCTGGCCGCAGTCAAGCGTGTGGTGGCCGGTACCCAGACCATGACCGTCTACAAGCCCTTGAAGCAGATCGCCACCGAAGCCGCCAAGCTGTCCGTGCAACTGGCCCGCAACGAGAAGCCGACCTACAACGCCCAGTATGACAACGGCTTCAAGAAGGTCGACAGCCTGCTGTTGAAGCCCATCCTGCTGACCAAGGACAACGTCAAGGTCCTGGTCGATGACGGCTTCTACACCCAGGCCCAGATCGACGGCCGTTGA
- the xylG gene encoding D-xylose ABC transporter ATP-binding protein has protein sequence MSEYLLEMKGIVKSFGGVRALDGIDIKIRPGECVGLCGENGAGKSTLMKILSGVYPHGTWEGEILWDGKPLQAHSVRDTEAAGIVIIHQELMLVPELSVAENIFMGHEITLPGGRMNYPAMYRRAEELMRELNMPDINVALPVSQYGGGHQQLVEIAKALNKDARLLILDEPSSSLTASEIAVLLKIIKDLKARGVACVYISHKLDEVAEICDTISVIRDGKHIATTPMQEMDVDKIITQMVGREITAMYPERNHAIGEVVLEARHITCYDIDNPRRKRVDDVSFSVRRGEILGIAGLVGAGRTELVSAIFGAYRGRYEGQILLEGQPADTGSPLKSIRQGLCMVPEDRKHHGIVPDLDVGQNITLTVLNRFSRGSRIDSSAELKTIQGEINRLRVKTASPFLPITGLSGGNQQKAVLSKMLLAQPKVLILDEPTRGVDVGAKAEIYRLISDLAKAGLAIIMVSSELAEVLGVSDRVLVIGEGRLRGDFVNDNLSQETVLAAAINQPVPQANSRAAAG, from the coding sequence ATGTCCGAGTATCTGTTAGAAATGAAAGGCATCGTCAAGAGCTTTGGCGGTGTGCGCGCCCTGGACGGCATCGACATCAAGATCCGGCCCGGTGAATGCGTGGGCCTGTGCGGTGAAAATGGCGCGGGCAAATCGACGCTGATGAAGATCCTCTCCGGTGTCTATCCGCATGGCACCTGGGAAGGCGAGATCCTGTGGGACGGCAAGCCGCTGCAAGCGCATTCGGTGCGCGATACCGAAGCGGCCGGCATCGTCATCATCCACCAGGAACTGATGCTGGTACCCGAGCTGTCGGTGGCCGAAAACATCTTCATGGGTCACGAGATCACCCTGCCGGGCGGTCGCATGAATTACCCCGCCATGTATCGCCGCGCCGAAGAACTGATGCGCGAACTGAACATGCCCGACATCAACGTGGCCCTGCCGGTCTCGCAATACGGCGGCGGTCACCAGCAACTGGTAGAAATCGCCAAGGCGCTCAACAAGGATGCGCGCCTGTTGATCCTGGACGAACCCTCGTCGTCGCTGACGGCTTCCGAAATCGCAGTGCTGCTCAAGATCATCAAGGACTTGAAGGCGCGTGGCGTGGCCTGCGTCTACATCTCCCACAAGCTCGACGAAGTGGCCGAGATCTGCGACACCATCTCGGTGATCCGCGATGGCAAGCACATCGCCACCACCCCGATGCAAGAGATGGATGTGGACAAGATCATCACCCAGATGGTCGGCCGCGAAATCACCGCCATGTACCCGGAGCGCAACCACGCCATCGGCGAGGTGGTGCTGGAGGCACGCCACATCACCTGCTACGACATCGACAATCCGCGCCGCAAGCGGGTCGATGACGTTTCCTTCAGCGTGCGCCGGGGCGAGATCCTGGGCATTGCCGGGCTGGTCGGCGCCGGCCGCACCGAACTGGTGTCGGCCATCTTCGGCGCCTATCGCGGCCGCTATGAAGGTCAGATCCTGCTGGAAGGCCAGCCAGCCGATACCGGCTCACCCTTGAAGTCGATCCGTCAGGGCCTGTGCATGGTGCCGGAAGACCGCAAGCACCACGGCATCGTGCCCGACCTCGACGTGGGCCAGAACATCACCCTGACGGTGTTGAACCGCTTCTCACGCGGCAGTCGCATCGACAGCAGCGCCGAACTCAAGACCATCCAGGGCGAGATCAACCGTCTGCGCGTCAAGACCGCCAGCCCCTTCCTGCCCATCACGGGCCTGTCGGGCGGCAACCAGCAAAAGGCGGTGCTCTCCAAGATGCTGCTGGCCCAGCCCAAGGTACTGATTCTGGACGAACCCACGCGCGGCGTGGACGTGGGCGCCAAGGCCGAAATCTATCGCCTCATCTCGGATCTGGCCAAGGCGGGCCTGGCCATCATCATGGTCTCTTCCGAACTGGCCGAGGTGCTGGGCGTGTCGGACCGCGTACTGGTGATCGGCGAAGGCCGCTTGCGCGGCGACTTCGTCAACGACAATCTGAGCCAGGAAACCGTGCTGGCCGCAGCGATCAACCAACCCGTGCCGCAAGCGAACTCGCGCGCGGCAGCGGGTTGA
- a CDS encoding sugar ABC transporter permease — MTSSTLSNMGNMANLKQVFRRYKIIALLIAIAIIWGFFSFMTDGGFVTPRNLSNLLRQMSVTGILACGMVLVIIAGEIDLSVGSLLGLLGGIAALLDVSYHLPLALNLVLALGFGLGMGLLNGYLTAYLGIPSFIVGLGGMLAFRGILLGITGGLTIAPVSDNMVYLGQGYLPPQIGAALGIALFVLALALTWMSRVNRSRHGLPLVALWRDGLKVAVIGAVLLAFVRTLNSYDGIPVPVLLLLALLGLFSYVSTQTVFGRRIYSVGSNMEATRLSGVNVQAVKLWVFGIMGLMCALAGLVNTARLAAGSPSAGNMGELDAIAACFIGGTSMRGGSGTIYGALIGALVMASLDNGMSMLDVGTYWQMIVKGSILVLAVWVDVSTRSGR; from the coding sequence ATGACTTCAAGCACTCTGAGCAACATGGGCAATATGGCCAATCTCAAGCAGGTGTTCCGCCGCTACAAGATCATCGCGCTGCTCATCGCCATTGCCATCATCTGGGGCTTCTTCAGCTTCATGACCGATGGCGGTTTCGTGACACCCCGTAACCTCTCCAACCTGCTGCGCCAGATGTCGGTGACCGGCATCCTCGCCTGCGGCATGGTGCTGGTCATCATCGCCGGCGAAATCGACCTCTCGGTGGGCTCGCTGCTGGGCCTGCTGGGGGGTATCGCCGCGCTGCTGGACGTGAGCTACCACCTGCCACTGGCCTTGAACCTGGTGCTGGCGCTGGGCTTCGGCCTGGGGATGGGGCTCTTGAATGGCTACCTGACCGCCTACCTGGGCATCCCTTCCTTCATCGTCGGCCTGGGCGGGATGCTGGCCTTCCGCGGCATCCTGCTGGGCATTACCGGTGGCCTCACCATCGCCCCGGTCTCGGACAACATGGTCTACCTGGGCCAGGGCTACCTGCCGCCGCAGATCGGTGCCGCGTTGGGCATTGCCCTGTTCGTGCTGGCGCTGGCGCTGACCTGGATGAGCCGCGTCAACCGCAGTCGTCACGGCCTGCCGCTGGTGGCGCTGTGGCGCGACGGCTTGAAGGTGGCCGTCATCGGCGCCGTGCTGCTGGCCTTCGTGCGCACGCTCAACAGCTATGACGGCATTCCCGTGCCGGTGCTGCTGTTGCTGGCACTGCTGGGCCTGTTCAGCTACGTCAGCACCCAGACCGTGTTCGGCCGCCGCATCTATTCGGTGGGCAGCAACATGGAAGCCACCCGCCTGTCGGGCGTGAACGTGCAGGCCGTCAAGCTGTGGGTGTTCGGCATCATGGGCCTGATGTGCGCGCTGGCCGGGCTGGTCAATACCGCCCGCCTGGCCGCCGGATCGCCCTCGGCGGGCAACATGGGCGAGCTCGATGCGATTGCCGCCTGCTTCATCGGCGGCACGTCCATGCGCGGCGGCTCCGGCACCATCTACGGCGCGCTGATCGGCGCGCTGGTGATGGCCAGCCTCGATAACGGCATGTCCATGCTGGACGTGGGCACCTACTGGCAGATGATCGTCAAGGGCAGCATCCTGGTGCTGGCCGTGTGGGTGGACGTGAGCACCCGTTCGGGCCGCTGA
- a CDS encoding SDR family NAD(P)-dependent oxidoreductase gives MTAATTPVFEHALYRSLAGKRVVITGGGSGIGAALVEAFVAQGAQVYFLDIATAPSEALVEALKAAPVAPRFFPCNLMNLEALRATFTEIETIAGGVDILINNAANDDRHKTADVTPAYWDERLAVNLRHQFFCAQAVLPGMRERKSGVILNFGSISWHLGLPDLTLYMTAKAGIEGMTHGMARDFGRDGVRVNAIIPGAIRTPRQTLLWHTPEEEAKILAAQCLPVRVDPHDVAALALFLSSDSGAKCSGREYYVDAGWLGA, from the coding sequence ATGACCGCAGCTACTACCCCCGTCTTCGAACACGCCCTCTATCGCAGCCTCGCCGGCAAGCGGGTCGTCATTACCGGCGGCGGCAGCGGCATCGGTGCGGCACTGGTAGAAGCCTTTGTCGCGCAAGGCGCCCAGGTGTACTTCCTGGACATCGCCACCGCCCCTTCCGAAGCTCTGGTGGAAGCGCTCAAGGCGGCGCCGGTCGCCCCGCGCTTCTTCCCCTGCAACCTGATGAACCTGGAAGCCCTGCGCGCCACCTTCACCGAGATCGAAACCATTGCCGGCGGCGTGGACATCCTCATCAACAATGCCGCCAACGACGACCGCCACAAGACCGCCGACGTCACTCCCGCCTACTGGGATGAACGCCTGGCAGTCAACCTGCGCCACCAGTTCTTTTGCGCCCAGGCAGTGCTGCCGGGAATGCGCGAGCGCAAGAGCGGGGTGATCCTCAATTTCGGTTCCATTTCCTGGCACCTGGGCCTGCCCGACCTGACCCTGTACATGACCGCCAAGGCCGGCATCGAAGGCATGACGCACGGCATGGCACGCGACTTCGGCCGCGACGGTGTGCGTGTCAACGCCATCATCCCCGGCGCCATCCGTACCCCGCGCCAGACCCTGCTCTGGCACACTCCCGAAGAAGAGGCGAAAATCCTGGCTGCGCAATGCCTGCCCGTGCGCGTCGATCCGCATGATGTCGCGGCCCTGGCCCTGTTCCTGTCCTCCGACAGCGGCGCCAAGTGCAGCGGCCGCGAATATTACGTCGACGCCGGCTGGCTGGGCGCATAA
- a CDS encoding IlvD/Edd family dehydratase — MNKPNVTPRRFRSQDWFDNPDHIDMTALYLERFMNYGITAEELRSGRPIIGIAQSGSDISPCNRIHLELAKRVRDGIRDAGGIPMEFPLHPIFENCRRPTAAIDRNLAYLGLVEILHGYPIDAVVLTTGCDKTTPSQIMAAATVDIPAIVLSGGPMLDGWMDGELVGSGSAIWKGRKLLSAGSIDNEKFLEIAAASAPSSGHCNTMGTASTMNAMAEALGMSLTGCSAIPAPYRERGQMAYETGRRIVGMAYEDLRPSAILTREAFLDAIVVNAAIGGSTNAQPHIMAMARHAGVELHSEDWMKYGYDVPLLLNMQPAGKYLGERFHRAGGVPAIMWELQQAGKLRAERITASGKTMAENLQGRQSNDREMIYPFAAPLRERAGFLVLKGNLFDFAIMKTSVISEAFRERYLSTPGQENIFECRAVVFDGSDDYHARINDPALKIDENTLLAIRGAGPVGWPGSAEVVNMQPPDALIKRGVSTLPTLGDGRQSGTSDSPSILNASPESAVGGGLAYLRDGDRVRIDLNTGECNMLISEEELARRKSEGIPPVPPSQTPWQEIYRSTVGQLETGACMELALKYQGVAQTMPRHNH, encoded by the coding sequence ATGAACAAGCCAAACGTCACCCCCCGTCGCTTCCGCTCGCAAGACTGGTTCGACAATCCCGACCACATCGACATGACTGCGCTCTACCTGGAGCGCTTCATGAACTACGGCATCACCGCCGAGGAACTGCGCTCGGGCCGCCCCATCATCGGCATCGCCCAGAGCGGCAGCGACATCAGTCCCTGCAACCGCATCCACCTGGAACTGGCCAAGCGGGTGCGTGATGGCATCCGCGATGCCGGTGGCATCCCGATGGAGTTCCCGCTGCATCCCATCTTCGAGAACTGCCGCCGCCCCACCGCCGCTATCGACCGCAACCTGGCCTACCTGGGCCTGGTGGAAATCCTGCATGGCTATCCCATCGATGCCGTGGTGCTCACCACCGGCTGCGACAAGACCACGCCCTCGCAGATCATGGCCGCGGCCACCGTTGATATCCCGGCCATCGTGCTCTCGGGCGGTCCCATGCTGGATGGCTGGATGGATGGCGAGCTGGTCGGTTCCGGCTCGGCCATCTGGAAGGGCCGCAAGCTACTCTCAGCGGGCAGCATCGACAATGAGAAATTCCTGGAAATCGCCGCCGCCTCGGCGCCCTCTTCCGGCCACTGCAACACCATGGGCACCGCCTCCACCATGAACGCCATGGCCGAAGCACTGGGCATGTCGCTGACCGGCTGCTCGGCCATTCCTGCGCCCTATCGCGAGCGCGGCCAGATGGCCTACGAGACGGGCCGGCGCATCGTCGGCATGGCCTATGAAGACCTGCGTCCTTCCGCCATCCTCACGCGTGAAGCCTTCCTCGACGCCATCGTGGTCAATGCCGCCATCGGCGGCTCCACCAATGCCCAGCCGCACATCATGGCCATGGCGCGTCATGCCGGCGTGGAGCTGCATTCGGAAGACTGGATGAAGTACGGTTACGACGTGCCGCTGCTGCTGAACATGCAGCCGGCCGGCAAGTACCTGGGTGAACGTTTCCACCGTGCCGGCGGTGTGCCGGCCATCATGTGGGAGCTACAGCAGGCCGGCAAGCTGCGCGCCGAACGCATCACCGCCAGCGGCAAGACCATGGCCGAGAACCTGCAGGGTCGCCAATCGAACGACCGCGAAATGATTTACCCGTTTGCCGCCCCGCTGCGCGAACGCGCCGGCTTCCTGGTGTTGAAGGGCAACCTGTTCGACTTCGCCATCATGAAGACCAGCGTCATCTCCGAAGCCTTCCGTGAGCGCTATCTCAGCACCCCCGGCCAGGAAAACATCTTCGAATGTCGCGCTGTGGTCTTCGATGGGTCGGACGACTACCATGCCCGCATCAACGATCCAGCGCTGAAAATCGACGAAAACACCCTGCTGGCCATCCGTGGCGCCGGTCCCGTGGGCTGGCCCGGCTCGGCCGAGGTGGTCAACATGCAACCGCCCGATGCGCTCATCAAGCGCGGCGTGTCCACCTTGCCCACACTGGGCGATGGGCGCCAGTCGGGCACCTCCGACAGCCCCTCCATCCTCAACGCCTCGCCCGAGAGCGCCGTGGGCGGCGGCCTGGCTTACCTGCGCGATGGCGATCGCGTGCGCATCGACCTCAACACCGGTGAGTGCAACATGCTCATCAGCGAGGAAGAGCTGGCGCGCCGCAAGAGCGAGGGCATCCCGCCGGTGCCGCCCAGCCAGACCCCCTGGCAGGAAATCTATCGCAGCA